Proteins encoded by one window of Paroedura picta isolate Pp20150507F chromosome 9, Ppicta_v3.0, whole genome shotgun sequence:
- the DPY19L4 gene encoding putative C-mannosyltransferase DPY19L4: protein MIFRLLPRSLRRKVPGGLGIQAEAAASGSGALPGSGERRLLLPPGGRVQGGLWSLSCPREAGWGSGGSEPLPGRLEMEEGTVELRQRKKPHGTGNKEGAPKEGNEESQKPPKSPRYVLIPRFAKLFFGCIAAIVSGMMYAMYLSTYHERRFWFSGRPELEREITFQGDSAVYYSFYKELLKAPSFERGIYELTRDNRTLSLKTMNAVQKMTLYPELIASALYHASGSEEVIEPVYFYIGIVFGLQGIYVTALFVTSWLMSGTWLAGMLTVAWFIINRADTTRIDYSIPSRENWALPYFACQVAALTGYLKSSTHSSAERFSYLLVSASTYTFMLMWEYSHYLLFVQAVCLFLLDTVALAQTEKVHEVYKIYLFSIFLGYILQFENPALLVSPLLSLVAAVLLAKCLQMNTKKGTLISRMLKVFYFYLVSTITVTLNLVVKTFVPHKENEHLMKVLEIKLGLNKTKNFTMNWLLCLESLQAPSQDFFLRLTQSSLLPFYVLVLIICLFSVGQVVFRRTSGEPVSETSSLESGRIGERPEVVYHVLHTISLGSLTMMMEGMKYLWTPYVCMLAAFGVCSPELWMTLFKWMRLKAVHPILLALILSMAVPSIIGFSLWKEFFPRIMAELSELQEFYDPDTVGLMTWIKRQAPIAAVFAGSPQLMGVIKLCTGWTVTNLPVYSDEDLQKRNENIFQIYSKRSAEDIYKILTSYKATYLVIEDSICNEVGPVRGCRIKDLLDIANGHVYCEESDSYGYSKYGRFCQEIKMNYSPYVNYFTRVYWNRSYFVYKINTVISFQS from the exons GTACTGTAGAGCTGAGACAAAGAAAGAAGCCACATGGCACTGGAAACAAAGAGGGAGCTCCAAAAGAGGGAAATGAAGAAAGCCAaaagcccccaaaatctccaagat ATGTTTTAATTCCACGTTTTGCAAAGCTTTTCTTCGGCTGCATTGCAGCCATCGTCAGTGGGATGATGTATGCCATGTACCTTTCAACATACCACGAACGCAGGTTCTGGTTCTCCGGCAGGCCG GAGCTTGAGCGAGAAATCACCTTTCAGGGCGATAGTGCTGTTTATTACTCGTTTTATAAAGAATTGCTAAAGGCGCCTTCCTTTGAAAGAG GTATATATGAACTTACCCGGGACAACAGAACTCTGTCATTGAAGACCATGAATGCAGTGCAAAAAATGACTTTATATCCTGAGTTGATTGCCAGTGCATTATATCATGCATCTGGCAGTGAA GAAGTTATCGAGCCAGTGTATTTTTACATTGGCATAGTGTTTGGACTGCAAGGGATTTATGTGACTGCGTTGTTTGTGACTAGCTGGCTGATGAGCGGAACTTGGCTAGCAGGGATGCTGACAGTCGCTTGGTTCATTATCAACAG GGCAGATACTACCAGAATAGACTATTCAATTCCGTCTAGGGAAAACTGGGCTCTCCCATATTTTGCATGTCAGGTTGCAGCTCTTACAGGCTATTTAAAGAGCAGTACCCATTCTTCCGCTGAG AGGTTTTCCTACCTGTTGGTGAGCGCTTCAACGTACACTTTTATGTTGATGTGGGAATACAGTCACTATCTGTTGTTTGTTCAGGCAGTGTGTCTCTTCCTGCTAGACACTGTAGCACTTGCACAGACTGAAAag GTTCACGAGGTGTACAAAATCTATTTATTTTCCATCTTCCTGGGCTACATTTTGCAGTTTGAGAATCCAGCTTTATTAGTCTCTCCGCTGCTGAGCCTTGTTGCTGCTGTACTGCTTGCAAAATGCCTCCAG ATGAATACCAAAAAAGGGACACTTATTTCGAGGATGCTgaaagtgttttatttttatttggtatCCACAATAACAGTGACATTGAACCTTGTAGTGAAG ACATTTGTTCCTCATAAAGAAAACGAGCATTTAATGAAAGTTCTTGAAATAAAATTGGgtttaaacaaaacaaa GAACTTCACAATGAATTGGCTCCTTTGCCTAGAGTCACTTCAGGCACCATCCCAGGATTTCTTTCTGCGGCTCACCCAGTCATCACTGTTGCCTTTCTATGTTTTAGTGCTCATCATTTGCCTTTTCTCTGTGGGTCAGGTCGTTTTTAGGAGAACTAG TGGTGAACCAGTCAGTGAAACATCTAGCCTTGAGAGTGGGAGGATTGGAGAAAGGCCGGAAGTTGTGTATCATGTACTGCACACCATTTCTTTGGGGTCACTTACCATGATGATGGAAGG AATGAAGTATCTATGGACCCCTTACGTTTGCATGCTTGCAGCTTTTGGGGTGTGCTCCCCTGAGCTCTGGATGACCCTCTTCAAGTGGATGCGACTGAAAGCTGTGCACCCCATTTTGCTG GCTCTAATCCTGAGCATGGCTGTTCCTTCTATTATAGGCTTCAGCCTGTGGAAGGAG TTTTTTCCTAGGATAATGGCAGAACTTTCCGAGCTGCAAGAATTTTATGACCCTGATACAGTAGGACTCATGACCTGGATAAA AAGGCAGGCCCCTATTGCTGCTGTGTTTGCAGGCAGCCCACAGCTCATGGGCGTGATCAAGCTATGCACTGGATGGACGGTGACCAATCTGCCCGTGTACAGCGACGAAGACCTGCAGAAGAGGAACGAGAAT ATTTTCCAGATCTATTCCAAAAGATCAGCTGAGGATATTTATAAGATACTCACATCATACAAAGCGACCTACTTGGTCATAGAGGATTCAATTTGCAATGAAGTGGGGCCTGTGAGAGGATGCCGGATTAAAGACTTACTGGATATTGCGAACGGACAC GTGTACTGTGAAGAAAGTGACAGCTATGGCTATTCAAAATACGGACGATTTTGTCAGGAGATTAAGATGAACTATTCTCCATATGTGAATTACTTCACTCGAGTATATTGGAACAGATCCTATTTTGTATATAAAATCAACACTGTGATATCCTTCCAGTCCTGA